The nucleotide window TTGAAGCAGCGGTTGAAATAGGATGACCGTGGGGGTGTCGTCTCAGTCGTGAAAACAACGCCGATGATAAAATCCGGCCCGGAAATGACCCGCGATCCGGCATCACAGGCACTTGAAGCGCGGGACCCGCAAACTCAGATCGAATCAACTCAATCTGGTTCACCATTTCCGCCGCGGATTGAAACCGATCATAGACGGAGCGATGAAATGCCCGATCAAAAAAAGCGCGAAAGGGGCTCAATTCTTCAGGAAGCCAAACCTCGGCTTTAAAAAAGGCTGCTTCCAGTTCCGAAACCGTCAATTTGGCGGATCGAACCGAAAACGGAACGGTTCCGGTGAGCAATTCATACCCGATGACCGCTACGGCCCATAGATCGGAAAGAATCGAAGGTTGGGTTTGGGAAAGCGACTCTGGCGACATATAGGCCGGAGTTCCCCCAGTTTGGCGGATAATCCCGACCAGTTCGGCCAGACCATAATCCGTGATTTTGACTTCGGCTGCTTCGGCATCCCGACTGGTCAGGAGCACATTTTCCGGTTTTAAATCGAGGTGCATGACCCCTTCGGAATGAATTTGATCAAGCCCTTCCAGGATTTGAAGCCATAACCGAAGGGCGGTTTCAATCGGTTTGGAGGTTAAAATTTGTTCCCGTAGCGTTCCTCCGCCGACAAATTCAAAGACCAGTCCGACCCGAAACGTATCGGTAATGCCGTTATCGCTGATTTCACTTTCCTTAATTTTTAAGACGCGTTCGATCTGGCACAAATGGCGACGAGACATCCCGCGCCGGTCAATCCCAACCGTGGCGGCGTGATTGGCTTCTTTAAACACCAGCTTTTGGTTAGCCCGTTGATCAGCGATTTTAAGGGCAAAGACGGTGTTTCCACATTTGACTTTATAGACGTTGCCAAACGCGCCGCTGCCGAGCCACTCGCTGATGATGTAGGCATCACCAACCGTTCGACCGATCATTCGCCTGGTTTCCGAAGTTCGCGACGTGGACGCCATCAAGATTGCTTCCGATTGAGAGTTGATTGGGGGTACTGGAAGCAAAAGGGTAGAGGGTTGGTGGGCAATGAATCAAGGGCAATCCGGGTTCCGCGCTTCCAGATGACAGGGTGACAGGGTGACAGGGAGACAGGGAGACAGGGAGACAGGGTGACAGGGTGACAGGGAGACAGGGTGACAGGGTGACAAGGTGACAGGATGACAGAATGATAACAAACTCATTCTCAATTCTTCATTCTTCATTCTCCGGCTATTTCCCAAAAAAAAAACGGGCAGATCCAAAACAACATCCCGATCATCGCTTCCCAGTCGCTGTTTTTTCACTGCCCCTTGCATCCCGCAAGATGTACACATTTGAATGGATTGAAGATCCAATCAATAGAGGAGAAACAGAAGAACAATCAAAATCAATCGAGTTTGGATACAAGCAGATTCATACCAATTTGCAATGAAATTCTGGTATTAGTAAGCAGTCAAGTAATTCAATCAAATAAACTTAGCGAACTACTGACTACTGACTGCTGACTAACAAACTGGTATCACTACTTGCTTGCCGTCTCCGAGCCGTTGAGGGCTTTTGAGACCACCATGTTTTCAATTACCCGTACATCAACCCGGCGGTTTTGCTGCAGGGCTTCGCGGGTATAGTCGCCTTCGTTAATTTCTCCCGCCCCGACCTGCTGGATGCGCCACAGTTCAATGTTGTGAACATTAAACAGATAGCGTTTGACTTCGTCGGCTCGACGGTTGGTGAGCTGGTTGTTATGGTTGATGGATCCGCGTTTGTCGGCAAATCCAGCGATTTCAATCCGAACGCCTTTCTTTTGTT belongs to Acidobacteriota bacterium and includes:
- a CDS encoding SUMF1/EgtB/PvdO family nonheme iron enzyme, with translation MASTSRTSETRRMIGRTVGDAYIISEWLGSGAFGNVYKVKCGNTVFALKIADQRANQKLVFKEANHAATVGIDRRGMSRRHLCQIERVLKIKESEISDNGITDTFRVGLVFEFVGGGTLREQILTSKPIETALRLWLQILEGLDQIHSEGVMHLDLKPENVLLTSRDAEAAEVKITDYGLAELVGIIRQTGGTPAYMSPESLSQTQPSILSDLWAVAVIGYELLTGTVPFSVRSAKLTVSELEAAFFKAEVWLPEELSPFRAFFDRAFHRSVYDRFQSAAEMVNQIELIRSEFAGPALQVPVMPDRGSFPGRILSSALFSRLRRHPHGHPISTAASTWKMFDPASRSKMVATLAVSGALLVGGAWIGWKVFSSQFLTPPPISGPTTPTAPVGMIYLTPGNGKAAFFLDRYEVTNGDYDAFLGSDAARRQDGYEDRRIRWELHKQLLLTWQATNPNDNWQRYPVTNVTWFDAMAFAQARGRRLPTSEELESASLGVKTNDTLGQSGPLHVDHRCSASNPFGIIGLSCNVSEWTSTSYSDQASSDQKLIIGGNWQNETTLMYAPPTRQEGYIGFRCAADPPPPGQKGSEQR